The Fusarium falciforme chromosome 4, complete sequence genomic interval AAAGAATCAGTTCATGCGCAGCACCAGCCCACAGCCCTGTTTCATGCCATACTACCGCTTGTTGTTGGCAGTTGGCTTCGGTTGTTGGTAATGGGCTGTTGGTTGTtagttgttggttgttggttgttggtcgtATCCATGGTGGCCCCTACGCGGAACACCCGGGCGGTTCTTGGCAGCCGGTAATTGGTTCGTTAACCAAATAGATCGCCAGACCTGTCCCATATTTAACCTCACATGGGACCGAGTCAAACATATTGCATTTTCCCAAAGCCCGTGCCTAACGGCCCACACAGAAATGATGGCTGTGCACTGGACTAGGGCCTGTTTCATCTACAGCGTTGGGTCTTTTGTGATCGGGAGTCGAATCACCATTCTAGATCCATGTTGGATGTACTCTCGTCTTGATGGTTCTACCGTCTCTCCCTCGGCGAAACTAGTTGCTATCATGATTGCTTATATTGCCGTCCCTTAGCATTTCTTAACCGCTCTGGTCAGTACCGTCCTTTCGTCTCATATTCTTTCCTCGTATCACCAAGCTTGCTTCATTTTCACAATGGCGGGCTTGACCTTTTCCCACCCCCTGATACTTCTTGCCCTGCTCCTTGCCTTCAGTCAATTCCTCGAAGCAGTTGACTTTTCTAGACCTCGTCAACCGAAGGGTGATCTGAAAGTCCGGCTCGACTATGCCCTGGCAACCGATGGCGGGAGGACCAAGAGGGACAAAAGAGAGGGCCCACACAAATGGGTCTTTTCTACTTATCTCGTCTTCAATGAGCCAGTATCTTCGATTACCTCGGGTCAACTGCGACAAATAGCATCTGACGCCATCGACGAAATGAGCGAAGACATTATGCAATACAAACCGGAGGATGATGACAGAACCGGGAGGCCGCGACGCCTCCCGGGGGTTATGACGATCATGGCCTTCGACAACGAAATCATTCTGGCCTCGTCACAGAAGGGTTCGGTTGCGTTTCTCAGCCGTTATCCCGACAATCCTGTTAGCCAGACGTTGGACCTCTGCCAGACAGCTTGAAGGGACTAAGTCCTCTCTCAAGACACCGGAAACGAAGAAAAGGCAGCCTAAGATCATTTCCGTCAACGGAAATGTGGCGAGGTTTCGACTTTCTTTCAGTACTATCAAATACATCACAAGAAGATAGCAGACCTAGCCTCACAGGCCCGAGTAAGTACAGTCATCCGAACAGCGGCAGGTCACAAAATTATTCCTGGATGCGGAACTGTCCAAAACTCAAATCCCCCTGCGGATCGTGACGTGAGTCAATATCTTAACTTGTGAATATGGTTTGCCCGCTTTCTAACGTTAACGCAGGATGTTTGGGGATGCAACCTGCTGATCAAGCATGCAAACATCGATGTGGACTACTTCCAGGATGATGTTCAGGCGGAGCCGTACAACTTAGATGAGATAGCAGGAGGTATCAAGAGAATTGGCCAGATCCAAATGCACCCTTGTAATGACAATAAGAAGGTATTGTGGAGTGTGAGAAATGGCAATTGAGGGAGAGCTCTGGTTAGGACACTTCTGGATGCTGATGCCATGCCAAGAAAGATCGAGAATACTTGGATTTTATCGACTCACGGTCAGAATATACATGGTACAAGCCGAAACTTAGTTAGCAGTGTGGCTCTCACTGCAGAACCTCTTGACCCCAAATATCACTGATTCCTAACTCTCGGTTGTGGATTTATCAATTCAAGGCTGAACTGAGCACCAAGGCTTTCCAGCTCTCTCCTGCACTCGCTCGGCTCTTCATCCATGTAGCAGGAGCCAGGGAGGGTGATATTTTTCAAGTTCTCCATCCCAGACAATGCTCCGTTCTCCAGCTCCGACTTGACAGCAGCAACGATCATTTCATCATCCCACTCGTTGTCATCGGTGCACCACACATACGCCGGAAGTCGGAGATATTCGAGACTAGGCGGAAGTATGGAACCGATTCGACCGGGAGAAGGCTCGCTCATGCCCATGACAAACACCCACGGAATGTTCATTCGTTTCAGCTTGTGCAGCTGGGAAAGCTGGCCCAGCGAGCCCTGGAAGGTGATGTCAGGTGGATCGTATTCTCCCATCGATAACGCCGGCTGTGTTTCTCCCGTGATGGTCAACTCGGTTAGCGTGTCCCTGAGCACCGCCAATGCTGCCGCCATCGTATCCAACTTGACGACGCGGTTGCTGACTTTTGGGTCCATATCAGCCTGGTAGAACCAGTTATACTGTAACTTCCGCAGGTTTTTAAGAGCAGACAACAATGGCTCAAGGCGGGTTTCCCTTATCCGATCCAACTCGAGGGAAGTCAGCAACAGCGGATTCGGCGGGGCTGAACATGGCCAAGAAAACTCGATCGGGTTATCGATACAGACTGATAGGTGTTCGATATTGGGCAAGTAGAATAGACTTAAGGCGTCCAGCGTGTTTTCTGGGTCGAGAAAGTGGTCTGTATCGACCCTAGGTGCCAGCTCGACGTGCTTCAGTGACTCATAGACGGGCAATCGTGGCGGAAGGCCGTCCATGGCAGTCTTGCAGAGGGCTGATCTGAATACCAGTCCGATGTATTTGATCTCGTTGGTCCAGTTGCAAGAGAGGGAGAGCCATTCCAAGTTCGGTAATAGACTTAAAAGAAATGCTACAACGGCATTGGGTGACCCAGATTGGGCCTCATGGACCCAAGAACCGGTGTTTTCTTCCGCTCCCGCGGAATCAGCGGCTCAGAAAGTTTTTCGACCTGGAGTAACACGATATCCGGCAGTGCAGCGGGATTCTGAGGGATCCACTGACGTGACGGTGGAGGAAACCCTTCACCGTCAAGTTTCAGGCGTCGAATGTGGCTTCCTAGTTCCGGTCTTTCAAGGATAGTTCGTAGGAGCAGCATGATAGTTGGGTGATCTTGGAGTGTCCATGTCATCCTGATGGATGAGTAGATGAGCGGTTCGGTGAGATGGCGCAAGCCCTTGCTGGTCATGGATAAGGCGGACAAGTCACATAAGGGCAGTAATTCAGCGATGGCAAGCTGCACCTCTGTTGGAAAGTCGAGAATGCCCATGATTGCAGAATTCAAACAAAATGAGATATTTCTCTTGGAAATAGGTAGAAGTGCAGGGACTAGACACAACCAACAGAGCAAGGTTGGTTTATTTATGTTCACAGCACAGCCCGCATAACGGAGGAATCGCTGTACCGAGGCTTAGCCATAAAAAAAATCTGAAAACTGGATATAAGGATCGAGCTTTGGTTTCACATATATTACCAACCTTGTTCAGAACGAATGCCTCAAATGTACATACTATCCTGACGTTTCTCTCTTGGTGTTTCGCGGCCCTAACATTGCTTGTTATGCTTATTGCGTGCACGTAATTATTCTGACAGCCAGGGGCTTTAGTCTCGGAGAAATACACCGCTCACTACGAATTAAACCGCGGGGTCGCCAGATATGGCAAGGTATTTCTCCGAAGCAACTCATCCATGGCAGGGACATTTTACATGATAAATACCATCCATCAGATACTCTCAAGATATGAGAACTCGTGAACCTTTACTCGCGCCATCGTCACTCGTGACTCTCCCCCAGCGCAAAAGGACCTTCTGTGCACGAGCTCTCACTCTCTCTTTAAACTGCCACCATGGCCACCACCGAGATCCCGTACCTTCGAGCTACACCCAATTCAGCCCAGCTGATCGTCAAGGGCCAGCCCTTCCTTATGCTCCCGTCAGAACTGCACAATTCGTCACTGTCTTCAGCAGAGTACATGGAGACGGTATGGGACAATCTGAAAGATTGCAACTTCAACACCGTTCTTGGGAGTGTTACCTGGGAGATGATCGAGCCCGAGGAGGGCAAGTTCAATTTCGCAGAGCTCGACACAACTATTTTGGCCGCCCGCAAGCGTGGCCTATACCTTGTGGTGCTGTGGTTTGGAAGCTACAAGAACGGCACCAGCTCCTATGTTCCAGGCTGGGTCAAGACGAACCCCAGTCGGTTTCAGCGCGCAAAGATCTTCGATCAAGATGGAAAGTTGAAGGTGACAGAAGTCCTCTCGCCCTTCTGCCAGGTTTGTTGGGAGGCCGACGCGAAGGGCTTTGCCGCCCTGATGCGAAACGTCAAAGAGTTCGACGCTGAGCACAGCACCGTGCTCATGACTCAGGTGGAGAACGAGTGCGGTCTCTTAGGAGACTCTAGAGATCGCTGCGACCTGGCCAACGAAGCCTTTCAGACGCTCGTCCCCACTGACCTCTTGGCGTATCTCAAGGGGAAGAAGCAGCTCCACCCCGAATTCGAGAGGAAGTGGCCCAAGTTCAGAGAGGCTGTGGCTATTGACGGCCCCGTGAGCTGGACCCAGGCATTCGGCTCCAGCATATTTGGAGACGAGATTTTTATGGCAAATGCCCTATCCTCTTACGTGGGTAAAGTCGCCGAAGCTGGGAAGAAGGAATATCCCCTTCCATTCTTTGTCAACGTGTGGATGAACACTGAAGACGCTTCTCTCGTGGACCTTGGAGAGACTGGCGGCAAGCTCGATCTTCCAGTGGTGGCTGGTGGATATAAGCCTGGCGTTTACCCGTCGGGTGGTCCTTGTCCTCACACACTCGACTTTTGGAGGTACAACGCGCCAGCCATTGACTTCGTCTCTCCCGATATCTATTTGCAAGATTATGAGTGGGTTTGTAAGCAGTATCGCTACG includes:
- a CDS encoding F-box domain-containing protein translates to MDGLPPRLPVYESLKHVELAPRVDTDHFLDPENTLDALSLFYLPNIEHLSVCIDNPIEFSWPCSAPPNPLLLTSLELDRIRETRLEPLLSALKNLRKLQYNWFYQADMDPKVSNRVVKLDTMAAALAVLRDTLTELTITGETQPALSMGEYDPPDITFQGSLGQLSQLHKLKRMNIPWVFVMGMSEPSPGRIGSILPPSLEYLRLPAYVWCTDDNEWDDEMIVAAVKSELENGALSGMENLKNITLPGSCYMDEEPSECRRELESLGAQFSLELINPQPRVRNQ